The Sorghum bicolor cultivar BTx623 chromosome 6, Sorghum_bicolor_NCBIv3, whole genome shotgun sequence genome contains the following window.
agattcgtctcgtaatttataggtaaactgtacaattagttatcttttttatatatatttaatgcttcatgcatgtgccgcaagactcaatgtgatggagaatcttgtaaagtttcaggtttttgggtgtatctaaacaaggccttagtccaaCTTCATCCATCAtcgtctaaggccttgtttagttcaccccgaaacccaaaaagttttcaagattccccgtcacatcgaatcttgtagcacatgcatgaagcattaaatatagacgaaaataaaaactaattatacagtttgtctgtaaatcgcgagacgaatcttttaatcctagttagttcataattagacaatatttgccaaataaaaacaaaagtgttccgaaattttttcggaactaaacaaggcctaattagaACTAGCTGATCAAACGTGAGCTGACAGATCTGCTTCCACTTTTTTCGATCACGCCAAAGGTGCATATTTCAAGATCTGCTTCCACCTCACAGGATTCCAAGAGTCCTCTGTCATTGTCCTCAGGATATCCTTTTCCGCCCAGACTCGGAGGCCTCCGCTGCACCTATGGCCGCCACTGTCGATAGGATCCGCCTGATCCAAACTCTCCTCCTCACCGAGATCTGCACTGCTGCTCGCCCGCAACCGCTGCCGTCAGATCCGGCAGCACCCCAAACATTCCTCAACTAGTAGTGGTAGGCAATAGTTTAGAAGACTTCGTCGTTCTGTGACCACTGCCTTCGTCTGCTGGAGTTCTTGTTGGTCACTACCATGCCCTCGGGCTTAAAAATGGCAGCAGTTCCTATTTGTTCGATCGAATTACCTGAACAAAAATAAAACATGACCTTAGATGTGTGAATTCATTTTGGAAGAAAAAGTAGCATGTAATTCCCGTTAAACAAGTGCTTGACAGGAGCACAAACACCACAATAAGAAATCAAATGTACACATATAGATCCTTTTGGAAAAAGGATGAGCATATAAATGGCATGTATACTAGAAGCATCTAATGGTTGGACAATACGTACACAGGTTCAGTAAAAATGTATTCAAATTATACATTTTTTTGTAAAATGTAAAGTCAAAAGTGATGGAGGCATTGTTGTAAGCATATATTTAACAACCTCcactaaaaaatgaaaaaaaataaacatgaGTAAAATGTAAATATATCATAGGATAGCATGCTGCGAAGCTGTGCACTTGCTCTTTTACTTTAGTTCAGTACTGCTACTACTGCTAGCTCGGCTGCACTGTATGAGAATGAACAGAAGCTTGCAAGCACGATATTAGAATTAGAATCAAATATGATCAAATTATTGATGCATGTATGGACTAATTGCATATATAGGCAAATCAGTGATACAAAGCAGGAGAAGTTAGAGCGTATTCTAATGCAGTCCACCAAATATGCAATTGTTGCCTATATATATTTAGAAGCAAAAACATAACTGGACAAAGTCTATACAAGTTCCCTCACCAAACCTGAGTCTTAGAGTTTGTCTGGTTTCACTTTGCtaaactttagtagctaaactaTAGATTAAACTTTAGTTATTGAGTCTTGAGTGTTTGGTTTGGATGACCAAAATAGTCATTTTAGTCCCTTTTAGGCTAAATAATACTAAAAAGTGAGGTTTAGCTCCATTTAGTACAATTTAGCTCCCCCTTGGTAACTAAATTAGCTCTCTTTTTAGTCCCATTTAGTATATGTGTTTGGTAAAAAAGTGATTGAATAGACTAAATAAAATTTAGCCGACTAAACTTTAGCTGCTCaaaccaaacagacccttaCCTCAGACTGTCTCCAACAGCTCATGCAAATGGCGAGGCAAACACAAAATAGGTCACTCACAGTGTTTTGCGGGAGAAAACACTCTCCAATAGAATGCACAAACGCGGTACCTATTTTGCCTACCCACCTAATCGGGACGCATATTTGCGTCCTCTCTCTCCCAGACGCAAATTTTCCCAGCTGGTCCTCGTAGTCGGAGGCGCAGGTGGAGGCAAGGAGCGACCAGACAAGGTACATGGACGCGACGGTGAAGGCTCCATATCCGAAGCCGAAGAGGAGGTCGGAGATGACGATGAGGATATCCTTGGCATGATCCTGGCCGGACGAGGTGGCGACCTTCGGCTCGGAGGTGAGGAGGGCCATGGGATGGCGGATCTAGTGCGGGCTAGACGACAGACACGTAGGTGATGACGGTGGTGACCATGGCGAAGCCCGCGGTGGGCATGGCGTGTGTCGAGGTagcagcggcggagctctcgcccGCCTGTCCAAGGGGAAGAGGAACTCTGGCCAGGAGCTGGGGCGGGTCTGTGGCTGGGCGACGCGACGTCCGCAGTGAGGGGCTAGAGCGACGCTGTGTGCTTGCGGCGAGGGACTGGAGTGGCACAGCGTGCCCACGACGAGCGGCTGGTGCGGCACGCGACAGTTTTGGGTGGGCTGTTTGCGATAGCTGTTGGAGAAGGAGAGATTTAGGGTGTTATCCATTTCACTGTGCGTGACCTATACCATATAATGTGTATTTGTTTTAGGTTTCTCCTCTTGGAGATAGTCTTACAAATACATAAACTACTTGGTAGACGAGTCTATAGATTGACGTGTCATTCATGCCAATATATAGGAGCAGATACGGATGAGTCTTTATAAATGCATGAACATCATAAGTTCGCTCGTCACAGGCTGTTTGTTTGAGTTTATTTATCAAATTTATCAGTTATTCAATagtgtttttttctcataataaattaacaAACAGTATTTTTAATCATAATTTTTCAGCCAAACGTATAGTCTAAATTCTCAATCACAGTCTTATAGAATATATATTTTCCAAAAGATTTTGGACGGAAAAGTCAGCCACTCCTGTCCTATCAAGCTATAGCTTATATTAATGTGCGGTGTACTATATTTAATTTCTTATTAAAATAATTGGTGGTGTCACTGATTGATTTGATTTGACTGGGTAGCTAAAAAAATTCAGTCGGAGactgagccttgtttagttttaaaatttttggacaccctaaaattttcgtttatatttaataattattgtctaatcataaactaactagatttaaaagattcatctcgtaaattacaagtaaactatataattaattattttttaatctatatttaatactatatgTATGTGTTGCAAAGTTCGATGTGACGgataatttgattttttttttttacaaattctctttttttaactaaacaaggccaagtaaGCAAGCAACCTGGCGGGCCTACGGACGGTCTACTttatctgtgtgtgtgtgtatgtatGGAGGAGGGAAGGACACCCTCGGAGTCGGAGGTAGACGACGACCACCACCTCCACACACCAAATAATTATTATATTGACAGAAATGAGAAAGCCAAGGCAGCAATCAAACACAAATATCTCATCTTCCAGGACAGGACAGTTGGCTTTAGGTGTGGCGCGCCGAGGCCGAGCAGgcagctactgctactgctagtagaggggaggggagggagggagtAGCAAACGGGCTGTGCGGGTGGCCATGGAccccaccggcggcggcggcggcggcggcgacaccaTTCCCCTCCTCCTGACATCCAacaagcagcagcaggaggaggactCTCTCGCGGGCGTCTCCGACTACCTTGGGCGGCCCGTGCAGCGCGGAAGCTCCGGGGGATGGAGATCCGCGCTCTTCGTCGTGGGTACGTaccaatccaatccaatccaatcccTGGTTCAATCGGCCGATCCTGCCTAATCCAAATCCGGCACCGGCACAGGCGTTGAGATCGCCGGGAGCTTCGCCTACTTCGGCATCTCGGCGAACCTGATCACGTACCTGACGGGCCCGTTGGGGCAGTCGAACGCGTCCGCCGCGGCCTCCGTCAACGCCTGGTCGGGCACGGCCTGCCTCATGCCCCTGCTCGGCGCCTTCCTCGCCGACGCCTACCTGGGCCGATACCGATCCGTCATCATCGCCTGCACCCTCTACGTCCTGGTAATTACCTTGTTATATGTTGCCtgcccattttttttttttttgttttctgcctgcctgcctgcctgcccccAATTAAGCATTCATGATCCTGATCCCTCTGCTTCtcctttcttctttctttccctcttctttttctttaagCACGCACGTGGTAATAAACAAAGAAAGAGGGGCTCGGGCCAGGTTtagttctgaattttttttagcattttcgttttatttagtaattaatatctaatcatatattaattaagtttaaaaaatttacatcgtaatttatatataaactatataattatttttaatttttatctatatttaatatttaacgtgatgatgaaaagttttaaggcgcgaaactaaacacggcctcggTCAATATCatcttttgtttttcctttttctgtgGGTTTGTTTTACTCGTCAGGTTTTGTTTGgttgttgtcggattcactccAATCTATGTGTATTGGTATGGTGTGGATTGGAGTGAAATTTAGTTGGCTCCATTCCGTATCCTCCACCGTGTCTATCTCATCaatcattttttttaaagaaaaaaacaGAGAGCCGCCAGACCCAGGCTGCCGCCGCAACACCACAACCGACGCGGCGCTGACTGTACTGCTACGTAGCGTATCTGCCGTATGCTGCTACAGTGAAAAaactaattttttaaaaaattctcGTCACTTTGAATCTTACGGTATAGAGtatttaaatatagataaaaacaaaaaactaattaaacaatttatctgtaaattgtgaaataaatcttttgagtttacttagtctatgattaaataatatttactaaataaaaatgaaattgcTACTGtacctaaaaacaaaaaaaattggaaagtaaacatagttcaccccaaaaatccaaaactttttaaaattctccgtcacatcgaatcttgcagcacatatataaagtaaatatagatgaaaacaaaaactaattacacagtttgcatataaatctcgagacgaatcttttgagtttagttagtctatagttagataatatttactaaataaaaatgaaattgcTACTGTacctaaaaacaaaaaattctagaaaaaaacaaggcctgagtattTTATTCTAAAACAAGTGTTTCCACTATTGCGTGTCCACGTGCTAGGGATTGCAACTTTTTGAGTATAAAAAAAATGGTTTTGCTAGCGCCCGGACGTTCGGCGCGTGAGTGTGTCCGGACGCCGGGCCTTCCCCCCGCTCGCCTCCCAtatggaaaagaaaaaaggaaaaatagatATGCTAAGCCGATTCTATCCGTCCCCACGACCCTTTTCTCCACTCATCGTGCAAGACTTGCCCCGCCTCCTACGTGCACGAGATCTACTTGCCTCCAACCTCGCCGCCTCTCTAAGCCGATCCCGTCCGTCCCCGCGTCCCTTTCCTCCACTCCCCATGCAACGACTCACCCTGCCTTCCACGTGCACAGGATTTGCCCTCCACCAACCTCGCCGGCCCCCTGCACCTCCGATCCGCCCATCACCAGCTCACCCCTACACCCCGCCCAGCACCAGCTGCAACAACGAAAAAACAAGCTATTGAAACAATGAAAGAACATATGATGCAACAAAGGGGAAAAACTGCTGCAACAAACAAAAAATCTATTGCAATATCGAAAGAACATATAATGAAACAAAACAATAATATGAACTGCAGCataaaaaaatactactacAACATTCAAACACATTCATTGCAACATCAGGGGGGATCTGCAGCAACAATGAAAAAGAGCTATTGCAACATCTCAAACACTGCTACTGCAACAATCAGAAAAATGTCTGTTGcaacaataaaaaaaaatactattataACATTTTCAAATCATTCGTTGCAACATTGAAAAAGAACAATTCCAACAACGACGAGATATGACTCCCAAGGGCTCGCCGAAACCCTAGCCACCGTCGCACACGTTACATCCAGACCCAGAGAGTGGAGAAGGAGAACGAGGATAAGGCCAAGCTCGGTctagagggaggaggaggaagaagaagaagaaggctgAGATCTAGGCGAGGACCTCACCTACCTCGTGGGGACATGGGAAAGCCGCCGTCGTTGCCCTCCCTCTCCGGATGCATGGAGGCCGCGGCGAAAGAGAGAGAGCAACCGGGGTAGGTGCGGGCACTAGTATGGGGGAAGAAGACGCCGGAGTGGTTGAGAGCTATGCCACGGTGGAGGAGGAGAACGTCGGGGTTGGTGCGGGCACCAGGCACCATCCCGGCCAGAGAGGTGCGCATGCGGCGCAGGCGGGGATGGCCGTGGAGTGGCTAAGTGCACAGTCGAGATGTAGGGTATCCGAGCGGGGGCGGCATAGACGGCGCAAGCAAGTAGAGTCATAGAGTGGGCGTACGATGCGGGCTAGGTTCGTAAATGAGTGTGGATGAAGATGAGCAGTTGGGTCCGTAGATGAGTGAATGAGGATCGTCCGGACGAGAAACACATAAGGGACGCCAGTAACATATCATTAGCGTAAAAAAAAAAGTCTACATGATGCTCCAATCCACACGCTGGTCTGTCTGTGTGGGTTGCCAGCCTGTCCCGTCCCGCCGCCTCGTTTGCCTGCTCATCCTCATCCATCCACCAAACACCAAACCAGCAGATGGACCAGTTCCTTGCGATTTAAATTGCAAATGGACTGTCCCCTGCCTCTTTGACGTGTATGGGTCCTTTCCTGTGTGTCTAGTCTgccctgctggctgctgcctgctgctaGTGGAGTGGATAACCGGGACCAAGCAAGCCACGGAGGGATCAGGATTCAGTGACTTTGCTTCATGAAGTCACGGTGTAACTTTCCATCCATCTCACACCTCCGTTCAAGATCCAACGACTCCAAAGCAATTTTTTAGGGAATGCTGGCGGCGGGAGCGCTCAGCTTGAGGCGGGAGTTTCCCTCGCGCGCTGGCCGTCCCACGCGCCGCTTCACTTTCCTGGCCGCGCGGTGCGCCGTCGGTCCTGCGGGGCGCGCGGTCCGCGCCCGCGCTGCCTCAGCTGCCTGGCCGCGCGACGCGGCGGCTGTCTCGCGCGCCGCCTCGTCTGCTGGCCGTGAACTGCAGTCTGCATTGGTTTGAAAAGAGCACGCGTTCCTGCCAAACCTGAGTGTGTCTGCATTGGTTTttcttatatttatttatagttGATGATATCTAGTAAATGTAAAAAGCTTCCTGCGGCAGCTAGTTATAGCAGTGGGCAAATTAGTTTCTAACCCTCATATTTCTACAAGCTAGGAGAGATTCCCGATAAAAAAGGAAATCATTGTTATGAAGCTGGAGGCTCTTTTTTTAAACTGGTTTATAAAAGGAATAGAGATGCTGATGTTTCTTCTGATTTTCTCTTGTTTGTAGGGCTTTCTTTGAACAATAATATTTTTTGCAACATTCGTGTCATCTTCCTTGAACTTGAAGGCCACTTGGTAATCTCGCTATTCACGTACGAATAGTGCTTCGTTACAAATTACAAGGTGGTGGAAAGCATCGATATAGTGAGGagtacatgtatgaagtatgacTTTAATGCCCGGGAAAGCACGAGATTGAAGCGAACTGATTGGTTAGATTCCTTGTAGGACATATTTAGCCGGGTTTAAGTCCTCGACACATGTGCATCAGTGCATGTGCTCGACATTAAGCTTTTAGTATGCGTGCGTAAttctcaaaaaaagaaaaaaaaatcccatGACCCCTCGGTAGCCAATACATGTAACACGTTATGGAGATTGGAGATACCCATTGATTCGGCTAGATTCTCAGATTCAAGAAGTCCGATTTTTTAGCACGGAACGTGTAGTCCCTCTCCATCTAACGAACAAAATTCAATCCTGCTCCAACTGTTTTGTAGTACCATTTTAGCTAACCGAGCAATCTGAACATGCCTGAAAGTTCAGTTTTCGTGTGGTATATCATATCAGTAACGGTTTCTGTGTCGGGCACTGGGCACGGCGAGCTGGCGGCCATCGCGGGCACGACATGCGGCGAGTGTGCAAGGCCGTCGTGGTCTCGTGGACATGGGATGCGGCGAGTGCACGCTGCCATCATGATGGAGGGCGGCGTGGTGAACCTGCACGGCCGGCGCTGTGTGCGTGCACGGAGGGCGCCGTGGCGAGCGGCCGGCCGGCGTGGGCACACGGCATGGCGAGCGGGTGGCCGTCGCGGACACGGGATGCGGCGAGCGTGCGCGGCTGCTGTGAAGGTCTGCACAGCGAGTGGGGCGGCCGGCGCCGCGACAAGCGAACAGCGGAACGGGCTGCGCTCGCGCCACTGGCACTCAGGCGACAAGCAACGGACCGCAGCGTACGTGGACCAAGCCTACTCGTTGAATGCTGGCTCGGGTCTTGGGCCAGCAGGAGACTAGGAGATGCCGCGCCCGGGACATGCTGCAGACTGCAGTTCACGGCCAGCAGACGAGGCGGCGCGCGAGACAGCCGCCGCGTCGCGCGGCCAGGCAGCTGAGGCAGCGCGGGCGCGGACCGCGCGCCCCGCAGGACCGACGGCGCACCGCGCGGCCAGGAAAGTGAAGCGGCGCGTGGGACGGCCAGCGCGCGAGGGAAACTCCCGCCTCAAGCTGAGCGCTCCCGCCGCCAGCATTCCCTAAAAAATTGCTTTGGAGTCGTTGGATCTTGAACGGAGGTGTGAGATGGATGGAAAGTTACACCGTGACTTCATGaagcctaaaccctaaaccctaaaccctatggGTATGGCATGCTGACGCTGTGCATGTTCATGGTGGCAGGGGTATGGCATGCTGACGCTGTCGGCGACGGTGCCGGTGCTGCGGCCGTCGCACGTGCCCTGCAGGGAGGAGGATGATGGTGATGGCGGCgtctcgtggtcgtggtcgtcgGCTCATTCATGCCATCATCCCGGGCCCGGGTGGGCGCAGGTGGCCTTCTTCTACGTGTCGCTGTACCTGATCGCCATCGCGCAGGGCGCGGACAAGCCGTGCGGGCTGGCGTTCGCGGCGGACCAGTTCGACGCGGAGCACCAGGGGGAGCGCGCGTCGCGGGGGTCCCTCTTCAACTGGTGGTTCTTCTGCATGGCCATAGGCATCTCCGTGTCCGTCTCCGTGGTGGGCTACATCCAGGAGTACGTCGGGTGGGGGCTCGGCTTCGGCGTCCCCTGCGCCGTCGTGCTCTGCGCCTTCCTCGTCTTCCTGCTGGGCACCCCGACGTACCGCCTCTACGCCCCGACGCCGGAAGCCAAGTCCCCGTTCCGCCGCCTCGCACGCGGCATGggggtgccggtgccggtgccggtggcgCCGCACtctgagcagcagcagcagcagcaagacgCCGAGGCCGACGCCCGGTGCGTTCTGCGCCTGCTTCCCATCTGGGCGTCCAGCCTTGCGTACGGCGTGGTGTACGCGCAGATCATGACGCTCTTCAACAAGCAGGGCCGCACCCTGGACCGGCGCATCTCCGGCCTTGAGCTGCCACCGGCCGTGCTCCAGACGCTGGGCCCCGCCAGCATCCTGCTGTCCGTGCCTGTCTACGACCGCGCGCTGGTGCCGGCGCTGCGGTGGGCCACGGGCAACCCGTCGGGGCTCACCATGCTGCAGCGCGTGGGCGCCGGCATGGCCACGTCGCTGGCGggtgtggtggtggcggcgctggtggaggcgCGGCGGCTGGCGACGGCGCGGGAGCACGGCCTGGTGGACGACCCGTCGGCGACGGTGCCCATGACCTGGGCGTGGATCGTGCCGCAGTACGCCATGATGGGGGTGGCGGACGTGCTGGCGGTGGTGGGCCTGCAAGAGCTCTTCTACGACCAGATGCCCGACGGCCTGCGCAGCCTGGGCCTCGCGCTCTACCTCAGCGTCATGGGCATCGGGGGATTCATCAGCAGCCTGCTCATCTCTGTCATCGACGGCGTCACCGGCACCGGCGGCGGGGACAGCTGGTTCGCCGACAACCTCAACCGTGCGCACCTCGATTACTTCTACTGGCTGCTGGCGGGGCTCAGCGCCGTGGAGCTCGCGCTCTTCCTCTACTTCGCGCGCTCCCACGTCTACAAGCACAActccggcagcagcagcagcagcaggcggctctcctcctcctcctcctcctcctcctcctcctccacgctTGGGAAAGAGAAATACTCCTCCTGCTAGCACTAGCACTAGTGGAGGGATCGATAGATTCTCGATCGGCACTATTTTATTACTCTTGTGTTGATTGATGACGAAATTAGCCTTCTTCTGTTGTTGTATACTGTACTTTGTTCTtgtaaacaaaagcaaactcagTTGTCGGGGCAAAAATGGACCCTAGtcaaattcaaattcaaatccACGTTCTCGCTTTGGAAGAGGTGGTGATGACAGATTATTCCGAGGCCTTGAATAGTTCACGAAaagaataattttttttttgatattataGCATATTCgtaactatagcaattagtgtctaactataaactaattagatttaaaagattcgtctcgcgacaTACATGTAAATtgcgcaattagttttttttaatctacatttaatactctatgcatgtgtcaaacatttaatgtgatgcggtaatttttttttgagtCCTTGGGTGGAAACTAAACATGACCTATGTATGAGTTGGATTGTTTTTCTATGCCAGACTATAATGATGGATGAATGATTGGTATCATCTAGATGGATGCATTGTGTATACATAATTAATAAGATGCATGA
Protein-coding sequences here:
- the LOC8066531 gene encoding protein NRT1/ PTR FAMILY 5.10, whose product is MDPTGGGGGGGDTIPLLLTSNKQQQEEDSLAGVSDYLGRPVQRGSSGGWRSALFVVGVEIAGSFAYFGISANLITYLTGPLGQSNASAAASVNAWSGTACLMPLLGAFLADAYLGRYRSVIIACTLYVLGYGMLTLSATVPVLRPSHVPCREEDDGDGGVSWSWSSAHSCHHPGPGWAQVAFFYVSLYLIAIAQGADKPCGLAFAADQFDAEHQGERASRGSLFNWWFFCMAIGISVSVSVVGYIQEYVGWGLGFGVPCAVVLCAFLVFLLGTPTYRLYAPTPEAKSPFRRLARGMGVPVPVPVAPHSEQQQQQQDAEADARCVLRLLPIWASSLAYGVVYAQIMTLFNKQGRTLDRRISGLELPPAVLQTLGPASILLSVPVYDRALVPALRWATGNPSGLTMLQRVGAGMATSLAGVVVAALVEARRLATAREHGLVDDPSATVPMTWAWIVPQYAMMGVADVLAVVGLQELFYDQMPDGLRSLGLALYLSVMGIGGFISSLLISVIDGVTGTGGGDSWFADNLNRAHLDYFYWLLAGLSAVELALFLYFARSHVYKHNSGSSSSSRRLSSSSSSSSSSSTLGKEKYSSC